Proteins encoded by one window of Nocardioides euryhalodurans:
- a CDS encoding DNA-3-methyladenine glycosylase 2 family protein produces the protein MAPTTRLDPESCYRAVKARDRRFDGVFYTAVRTTGIYCRPSCPARTPAYGNVSFHPSAAAAQAAGYRACKRCLPDATPGSPDWDVSADVAGRAMRLIADGVVDRDGVAGLATRVGYTPRHLNRILTAELGAGPLALARARRAQTARVLIETTDLTYADIAFAAGFASVRQFNETLREVYAATPTQLRGRRGGGAATGEVTMRLAVRTPFAGRALHAFLAAHTVAGIEAAGDGWWAQSLALPHGPGTVRIELRDLTAHDGTALLPATFRLADLRDTGAAVERVRRLLDADCDPVAVDDAFLGDPVLGRLVRARPGLRVPGHVDGHELAVRTVVGQQVSVAGARTVTARLVREHGRPLPHPEGGLTHLFPDAATLAEVDPERLPMPRARGRALVGLCAALAEGRIALDRGADREEVRRRLVELPGIGPWTADYVAMRALGHPDVFLPTDIGIRDALRGLGEDPARAAALAERWRPWRSYAQLHLWQTLDSLKEAPPCGP, from the coding sequence ATGGCCCCGACGACGCGACTCGACCCCGAGTCCTGCTACCGCGCCGTCAAGGCACGGGACCGGCGCTTCGACGGGGTCTTCTACACGGCGGTCCGGACCACCGGAATCTACTGCCGGCCCTCCTGCCCGGCCCGCACGCCGGCGTACGGCAACGTCAGCTTCCACCCGAGCGCAGCCGCGGCCCAGGCCGCCGGCTACCGCGCCTGCAAGCGCTGCCTCCCCGACGCGACGCCGGGCAGCCCTGACTGGGACGTCTCCGCCGACGTCGCCGGCCGCGCGATGCGGCTGATCGCCGACGGGGTGGTCGACCGCGACGGCGTGGCGGGGCTCGCGACGCGGGTCGGCTACACGCCGCGCCACCTCAACCGGATCCTCACCGCAGAGCTCGGCGCCGGTCCGCTGGCGCTGGCCCGCGCACGTCGCGCCCAGACGGCACGGGTGCTGATCGAGACCACCGACCTGACCTACGCCGACATCGCGTTCGCCGCCGGCTTCGCGAGCGTGCGTCAGTTCAACGAGACCCTGCGCGAGGTCTACGCGGCCACACCGACCCAGCTGCGCGGACGACGCGGCGGGGGAGCGGCCACCGGCGAGGTCACGATGCGCCTCGCGGTCCGTACCCCCTTCGCCGGCCGGGCGCTGCACGCGTTCCTGGCCGCCCACACGGTCGCCGGGATCGAGGCGGCCGGGGACGGCTGGTGGGCCCAGTCGCTCGCGCTGCCCCACGGGCCGGGCACGGTCCGGATCGAGCTGCGCGACCTCACCGCCCACGACGGCACGGCGCTGCTCCCGGCGACCTTCCGGCTCGCCGACCTGCGCGACACCGGCGCCGCCGTGGAGCGCGTACGCCGGCTGCTGGACGCCGACTGCGACCCGGTGGCGGTCGACGACGCCTTCCTCGGCGACCCGGTCCTCGGCCGGCTGGTGCGCGCGCGACCCGGTCTCCGCGTGCCGGGTCATGTCGACGGTCACGAGCTGGCCGTCCGCACCGTCGTCGGGCAGCAGGTGAGCGTGGCGGGGGCAAGAACGGTCACCGCCCGGCTCGTGCGCGAGCACGGCCGTCCGCTCCCTCACCCGGAGGGCGGGCTCACCCACCTGTTCCCGGACGCCGCGACGCTCGCCGAGGTCGACCCCGAGCGGCTGCCGATGCCGCGCGCCCGCGGTCGCGCCCTGGTCGGGCTCTGCGCGGCCCTCGCCGAGGGGCGGATCGCGCTCGACCGCGGCGCGGACCGCGAGGAGGTGCGGCGTCGGCTGGTCGAGCTCCCCGGCATCGGGCCGTGGACCGCCGACTACGTCGCGATGCGGGCGCTGGGTCACCCCGACGTGTTCCTTCCCACCGACATCGGGATCCGTGACGCGCTGCGCGGGCTCGGCGAGGACCCGGCGCGCGCCGCGGCCCTGGCCGAGCGCTGGCGGCCGTGGCGCTCCTACGCACAGCTGCACCTGTGGCAGACCCTGGACAGCCTGAAGGAGGCCCCACCATGTGGACCGTGA
- a CDS encoding histone deacetylase, with translation MPGRLVFAGHTPTWDGAIAFHDPSASGEVLSTAYLLPTATFSDVVEQEMWRDPGVDHDLSEVIGSGRQVLGPGHYETLHRTGELDGRPVVTFSADDPSVLEPGRPAPAYLATMARGLRSLHGLTADEVVDYLLGAAGIGHDREAVRAAIA, from the coding sequence ATGCCCGGGCGGCTGGTGTTCGCCGGGCACACGCCGACCTGGGACGGGGCGATCGCGTTCCACGACCCGTCGGCGTCCGGGGAGGTGCTCAGCACGGCCTACCTCCTGCCGACGGCCACGTTCTCCGACGTCGTGGAGCAGGAGATGTGGCGGGACCCGGGCGTCGACCACGACCTGAGCGAGGTGATCGGCAGCGGTCGACAGGTGCTGGGCCCCGGCCACTACGAGACCCTGCACCGAACCGGCGAGCTCGACGGCCGTCCGGTGGTGACGTTCAGCGCCGACGACCCCTCGGTCCTGGAGCCCGGGCGACCCGCGCCCGCGTACCTCGCCACCATGGCCCGCGGCCTGCGCAGCCTCCACGGGCTCACCGCCGACGAGGTCGTCGACTACCTGCTGGGTGCCGCCGGCATCGGCCACGACCGGGAGGCAGTCCGCGCCGCGATCGCCTGA
- the cofC gene encoding 2-phospho-L-lactate guanylyltransferase: MERPRFVTLVPVKPPAHGKSRLRGLGDDERRRLAAAFALDTVAACLATPSVAAVLCVTDDARFAADLAATGCAVLPDGVADDLNEALRLAAHEAARRWPDLVPVAVCADLPALRPHDLEGALLSWAGAAGFVVDSDGTGTTMYVAPTVDFDPRFGHHSRADHLAAGAREIDGALPTLRRDVDDAAALAQAEELGLGIRTAEVLAGLQTR; the protein is encoded by the coding sequence GTGGAACGCCCACGATTCGTCACCCTCGTCCCGGTCAAGCCGCCCGCCCACGGGAAGTCCCGGCTGCGGGGCCTCGGCGACGACGAACGCCGTCGACTGGCCGCCGCCTTCGCGCTCGACACCGTGGCCGCCTGCCTCGCGACGCCGTCCGTGGCAGCGGTCCTCTGCGTGACCGACGACGCGCGGTTCGCCGCCGACCTCGCCGCCACCGGCTGTGCGGTGCTCCCCGACGGGGTCGCCGACGACCTCAACGAGGCGCTGCGCCTGGCGGCCCACGAGGCGGCACGACGCTGGCCGGACCTGGTCCCCGTCGCGGTCTGTGCCGACCTGCCGGCGCTCAGACCGCACGACCTCGAGGGCGCCCTGCTGTCGTGGGCGGGCGCGGCCGGCTTCGTCGTCGACAGCGACGGCACCGGCACCACCATGTACGTCGCCCCGACGGTCGACTTCGACCCGAGGTTCGGCCACCACTCCCGCGCCGACCACCTGGCCGCCGGCGCCCGGGAGATCGACGGAGCGCTGCCCACGCTGCGCCGCGACGTCGACGACGCGGCCGCGCTCGCCCAGGCCGAGGAGCTCGGCCTGGGGATCCGCACCGCCGAGGTGCTCGCGGGCCTGCAGACGCGCTGA
- a CDS encoding methylated-DNA--[protein]-cysteine S-methyltransferase produces the protein MWTVTESPVGPLRIVEQDGAITAIEFEPFRATGRPLGERRDDHPVLAQAVQQLAAYFARDLKEFDLPLAPRGSEFQQQVWTQLMLIGYGETASYGQVALRLGRTNAASRAVGLANGQNPIPIVIPCHRVIGANGTLTGYAGGMERKRLLLDLEQEALF, from the coding sequence ATGTGGACCGTGACCGAGAGCCCCGTCGGGCCGCTCCGGATCGTCGAGCAGGACGGTGCGATCACCGCCATCGAGTTCGAGCCGTTCCGGGCCACCGGCCGGCCGCTGGGGGAGCGGCGCGACGACCACCCCGTGCTGGCGCAGGCCGTCCAGCAGCTCGCGGCGTACTTCGCCCGGGACCTCAAGGAGTTCGACCTGCCGCTCGCGCCTCGCGGCAGCGAGTTCCAGCAGCAGGTGTGGACCCAGCTGATGCTGATCGGCTACGGCGAGACGGCGTCGTACGGCCAGGTCGCCCTCCGGCTCGGCCGCACCAACGCGGCCTCGCGGGCCGTCGGCCTCGCCAACGGTCAGAACCCGATCCCGATCGTGATCCCGTGCCACCGCGTCATCGGCGCGAACGGCACGCTGACCGGTTATGCCGGCGGCATGGAGCGCAAGCGCCTGCTGCTGGACCTCGAGCAGGAGGCGCTGTTCTGA
- a CDS encoding RNA polymerase sigma factor, translating into MDALPTVAAIGRDPDALERFYREHVEAVQRFVARRVTSPHDAADLTADVFLAAVGSCGRYRASSGPPRAWLFGIARNVVAMHHRSSRRAMQASHRISGRALLTDDALERIAERIDDEREGRRLHAALSDLPASQQALVELVAVDGLPLVEAAAALGITPGNARVRYHRARRALTTALPTPCEVQS; encoded by the coding sequence GTGGACGCCCTTCCGACAGTCGCCGCCATCGGCCGTGACCCCGACGCCCTCGAGCGGTTCTACCGCGAGCACGTCGAGGCAGTGCAACGCTTCGTCGCCCGACGCGTGACCAGCCCTCACGACGCGGCGGACCTCACGGCCGACGTCTTCCTCGCTGCCGTGGGCAGCTGTGGGCGATACCGGGCCAGCTCCGGTCCACCGCGCGCCTGGCTGTTCGGGATCGCGCGCAACGTGGTCGCGATGCACCACCGATCATCCAGGCGGGCCATGCAGGCCAGCCACCGGATCAGCGGTCGCGCACTGCTCACCGACGACGCTCTGGAGCGCATCGCCGAGCGCATCGACGACGAGCGCGAGGGACGACGTCTCCACGCCGCCCTGAGCGACCTGCCGGCCTCCCAGCAGGCCCTCGTCGAGCTCGTCGCTGTCGACGGCCTGCCCCTGGTCGAGGCGGCCGCCGCGCTGGGCATCACCCCCGGGAACGCCCGGGTCCGCTACCACCGTGCGCGTCGTGCCCTCACGACCGCGCTCCCGACTCCTTGCGAGGTGCAGTCATGA
- a CDS encoding trans-sulfuration enzyme family protein — protein sequence MAADSPLKPSTIAVTAGRPAHQPDAPLNEPITMASTYVAGGDLEYGRYGNPTWQAFETALGELEGGRCLAFSSGLAAVATVLDLVGTGATVVAPRHAYNGSIMQLADLEARGRLQATLVDVTDTAAVVEACADAALVWLESPTNPALEVADIETITRAAHDAGAYVVVDNTFATPLLQRPLDQDVDLVVHSATKFLAGHSDVLLGAVATRDEELWSVLKGRRDLTGAVPGTLEAWLALRGLRTLHLRVERAQANAQELVRRLQEHPAVSEVRYPGFGAIVAIVLAQGAMAADLLTRKTSLWVHATSLGGVESTFERRRRWKTEAATIPDALVRMSVGIEDVDDLWDDLRTALDGVV from the coding sequence ATGGCTGCCGACTCCCCGCTCAAGCCCAGCACGATCGCCGTCACCGCGGGCCGTCCCGCGCACCAGCCGGACGCTCCCCTCAACGAGCCGATCACGATGGCGTCGACCTACGTCGCCGGCGGCGACCTGGAGTACGGCCGCTACGGCAACCCCACCTGGCAGGCCTTCGAGACCGCTCTCGGGGAGCTCGAGGGCGGACGCTGCCTGGCGTTCTCCTCGGGGCTCGCGGCCGTCGCGACCGTCCTCGACCTGGTCGGCACCGGCGCGACCGTGGTCGCCCCGCGGCACGCCTACAACGGCAGCATCATGCAGCTCGCGGACCTCGAGGCCCGGGGCCGGCTCCAGGCGACGCTGGTCGACGTGACCGACACCGCCGCGGTCGTCGAGGCCTGCGCCGATGCCGCGCTGGTCTGGCTGGAGTCCCCCACCAACCCGGCCCTCGAGGTCGCCGACATCGAGACCATCACCCGGGCGGCCCACGACGCCGGCGCGTACGTCGTCGTGGACAACACCTTCGCCACTCCCCTGCTGCAGCGGCCGCTGGACCAGGACGTCGACCTGGTCGTGCACTCGGCGACCAAGTTCCTCGCCGGACACAGCGACGTGCTGCTCGGCGCGGTCGCCACCCGCGACGAGGAGCTGTGGAGCGTGCTCAAGGGACGCCGCGACCTGACCGGCGCCGTGCCCGGCACCCTCGAGGCGTGGTTGGCGCTGCGCGGCCTGCGCACCCTGCACCTGCGGGTGGAGCGGGCGCAGGCCAACGCCCAGGAGCTCGTCCGTCGGCTGCAGGAGCACCCGGCCGTGAGTGAGGTCCGCTACCCCGGCTTCGGGGCGATCGTCGCCATCGTGCTCGCCCAGGGCGCGATGGCGGCCGACCTGCTGACCCGCAAGACCAGCCTCTGGGTGCACGCCACGTCGCTCGGCGGCGTGGAGTCGACCTTCGAGCGGCGGCGCCGGTGGAAGACCGAGGCCGCCACCATCCCGGACGCCCTGGTCCGGATGAGCGTCGGCATCGAGGACGTCGACGACCTCTGGGACGACCTGCGCACGGCGCTCGACGGCGTCGTGTAA
- a CDS encoding lysophospholipid acyltransferase family protein produces MTVRKLQQHRGWAFGVAVPIVKPTLLAATSRTWIDGDKIPSTGGCIVALNHISHVDPLLAAHFVYDHGRLPRYLAKSGLFKNRLLGGFLREAGQIPVERLSRNAVGAFDSAVEAVRRGECVVVYPEGTLTRDPDLWPMAGKSGAARIALETGCPVIPVGQWGAHEVLPPYTTRPKLVPRKRVVMKAGDPVDLSDLAEQPRTTEVIAEATGRIMAAIVAIVEELRGEEAPVERFDPRRAGVRQIGNPRKQQRTTDDEGRS; encoded by the coding sequence GTGACCGTACGCAAGCTGCAGCAGCACCGTGGCTGGGCGTTCGGCGTCGCCGTGCCGATCGTGAAGCCGACCCTGCTGGCCGCGACCTCCCGGACCTGGATCGACGGCGACAAGATCCCGTCGACCGGCGGGTGCATCGTCGCGCTCAACCACATCTCCCACGTCGACCCGCTGCTGGCCGCCCACTTCGTCTACGACCACGGCAGGCTGCCGCGCTACCTCGCGAAGTCGGGGTTGTTCAAGAACCGCCTCCTCGGGGGCTTCCTGCGCGAGGCCGGCCAGATCCCCGTGGAGCGGCTCAGCCGCAACGCGGTGGGCGCCTTCGACTCCGCGGTCGAGGCCGTACGCCGGGGCGAGTGCGTGGTCGTCTATCCGGAGGGCACCCTCACGCGCGACCCCGACCTGTGGCCGATGGCGGGCAAGTCGGGCGCGGCCCGGATCGCGCTCGAGACCGGCTGCCCCGTGATCCCGGTCGGGCAGTGGGGCGCCCACGAGGTGCTGCCCCCCTACACGACCAGGCCGAAGCTGGTGCCGCGCAAGCGCGTCGTCATGAAGGCCGGCGACCCGGTCGACCTGAGCGACCTGGCCGAGCAGCCACGCACCACCGAGGTGATCGCCGAGGCGACCGGCAGGATCATGGCCGCGATCGTGGCGATCGTCGAGGAGCTCCGCGGGGAGGAGGCGCCGGTCGAGCGCTTCGACCCGCGCCGCGCCGGCGTCCGCCAGATCGGGAACCCACGCAAGCAGCAGCGCACCACCGACGACGAAGGCAGGTCTTGA
- a CDS encoding HU family DNA-binding protein, whose protein sequence is MNKTQLIDTLATRFEGNRKQAAHALDSVLDTITREVAKGEKVAITGFGSFERKIRKAGKARNPQTGETIRTKKKNVPKFTPGQELKNVVSGAKKLPKLVVAAPAAAAKKASAATKKATPAKKASTSSTAKKAPAKKTATKSAAAKKAPAKKTATKSTAAKKAPAKKTATKSAAAKKAPAKKTATKSTAAKKAPAKKTATKSTAAKKAPAKKSTAKKAPAKKS, encoded by the coding sequence GTGAACAAGACGCAGCTGATCGACACGCTCGCCACGCGGTTCGAGGGGAACCGCAAGCAGGCAGCGCACGCGCTGGACTCGGTGCTCGACACGATCACCCGCGAGGTCGCGAAGGGTGAGAAGGTCGCCATCACCGGCTTCGGGTCGTTCGAGAGGAAGATCCGCAAGGCAGGCAAGGCGCGCAACCCGCAGACCGGCGAGACCATCCGCACCAAGAAGAAGAACGTCCCGAAGTTCACCCCGGGGCAGGAGCTCAAGAACGTCGTCTCCGGCGCCAAGAAGCTCCCCAAGCTGGTGGTCGCCGCTCCGGCCGCCGCTGCCAAGAAGGCGTCGGCCGCGACGAAGAAGGCGACCCCGGCCAAGAAGGCGAGCACGTCCTCGACGGCCAAGAAGGCGCCGGCCAAGAAGACCGCCACGAAGTCGGCGGCGGCCAAGAAGGCGCCGGCCAAGAAGACCGCGACCAAGTCGACGGCGGCCAAGAAGGCGCCGGCCAAGAAGACCGCCACGAAGTCGGCGGCGGCCAAGAAGGCGCCGGCCAAGAAGACCGCCACGAAGTCGACGGCGGCCAAGAAGGCGCCGGCCAAGAAGACCGCGACCAAGTCGACGGCGGCCAAGAAGGCGCCGGCGAAGAAGTCGACGGCCAAGAAGGCGCCTGCCAAGAAGTCCTGA
- the leuD gene encoding 3-isopropylmalate dehydratase small subunit yields the protein MEKFTSHTGVGVPLRRSNVDTDQIIPAVYLKRVTRTGFEDGLFAAWRNDPGFVLNHEPYASGTVLVAGPDFGTGSSREHAVWALQNHGFKAVLSSRFADIFRGNAGKAGLLAAQVDEKVVQRLWDLVESAPGTQITVDLESRTVRAGEGPDAVEDSFDIDDYTRWRLLEGLDDIGITLGHADDITAYEQRRPSWKPATL from the coding sequence ATGGAGAAGTTCACCAGCCACACCGGCGTCGGCGTCCCGCTGCGGCGCAGCAACGTCGACACCGACCAGATCATCCCGGCGGTCTACCTCAAGCGCGTGACCCGGACCGGGTTCGAGGACGGGCTGTTCGCCGCCTGGCGCAACGACCCGGGCTTCGTCCTCAACCACGAGCCGTACGCCTCCGGCACCGTGCTGGTCGCCGGCCCTGACTTCGGGACCGGCTCCTCGCGCGAGCACGCCGTGTGGGCGCTGCAGAACCACGGCTTCAAGGCCGTGCTCTCCTCCCGCTTCGCCGACATCTTCCGCGGCAACGCCGGCAAGGCCGGGCTGCTCGCGGCCCAGGTCGACGAGAAGGTCGTGCAGCGGCTGTGGGACCTGGTCGAGTCGGCGCCCGGCACGCAGATCACCGTCGACCTCGAGTCGCGGACCGTGCGTGCGGGGGAGGGTCCTGACGCGGTCGAGGACTCCTTCGACATCGACGACTACACCCGCTGGCGACTGCTCGAGGGCCTCGACGACATCGGCATCACGCTCGGCCACGCCGATGACATCACGGCGTACGAGCAACGACGTCCGAGCTGGAAGCCGGCCACCCTCTGA
- the leuC gene encoding 3-isopropylmalate dehydratase large subunit — translation MGRTLAEKVWDEHVVRSREGEPDLLYVDLHLIHEVTSPQAFDGLRLAGRPVRRPDLTIATEDHNVPTVDWDKPIADPVSRTQVETLRRNAEEFGVRLHPLGDLDQGIVHIIGPQLGLSQPGMTIVCGDSHTSTHGAFGAIAFGIGTSEVEHVLATQTLMQAKPRTMAVTVNGSLPEGVTAKDLVLTLITHTGTGGGQGYIVEYRGQAIEELSMEGRMTVCNMSIEWGAKAGMIAPDQTTFDYIEGRPEAPKGADWDAAVEHWKALRTDDDATFDREIVLDASEMTPFVTWGTNPGQGVPLGGSVPSPADFEEPGDAVAAEKALTYMGLEAGTPMRDIEVDTVFVGSCTNGRIEDLRLAASVIEGRKVAPTTRLLVVPGSARVRLQAEEEGLDVVFKEAGAEWRGAGCSMCLGMNPDQLAPEERSASTSNRNFEGRQGKGGRTHLVSVPVAAATAVRGRLSSPADLDPVAPEEG, via the coding sequence ATGGGTAGGACCCTGGCCGAGAAGGTCTGGGACGAGCACGTCGTCCGGTCGCGCGAGGGCGAGCCGGACCTCCTCTACGTCGACCTCCACCTGATCCACGAGGTGACCTCGCCGCAGGCCTTCGACGGACTCCGGCTCGCAGGTCGCCCCGTGCGCCGTCCCGACCTCACCATCGCGACCGAGGACCACAACGTCCCGACCGTCGACTGGGACAAGCCGATCGCCGACCCGGTGAGCAGGACGCAGGTCGAGACGCTGCGCCGCAACGCCGAGGAGTTCGGCGTACGCCTGCACCCGCTCGGCGACCTCGACCAGGGCATCGTCCACATCATCGGGCCGCAGCTCGGCCTCAGCCAGCCGGGCATGACCATCGTGTGCGGCGACAGCCACACCAGCACCCACGGTGCGTTCGGCGCGATCGCCTTCGGCATCGGCACCTCCGAGGTCGAGCACGTGCTCGCGACGCAGACCCTGATGCAGGCCAAGCCGCGCACCATGGCGGTCACCGTCAACGGCTCGCTGCCCGAGGGCGTCACGGCCAAGGACCTCGTGCTGACGCTGATCACCCACACGGGCACCGGCGGCGGCCAGGGCTACATCGTCGAGTACCGCGGCCAGGCCATCGAGGAGCTGTCGATGGAAGGCCGGATGACGGTCTGCAACATGTCGATCGAGTGGGGCGCCAAGGCAGGCATGATCGCGCCCGACCAGACGACCTTCGACTACATCGAGGGCCGCCCCGAGGCGCCGAAGGGTGCCGACTGGGACGCCGCCGTCGAGCACTGGAAGGCCCTGCGCACCGACGACGACGCGACCTTCGACCGCGAGATCGTCCTCGACGCCTCCGAGATGACGCCGTTCGTCACCTGGGGCACCAACCCCGGCCAGGGCGTGCCGCTCGGCGGGTCCGTCCCGTCACCGGCAGACTTCGAGGAGCCCGGCGACGCGGTCGCCGCCGAGAAGGCCCTCACCTACATGGGTCTCGAGGCCGGGACGCCGATGCGCGACATCGAGGTCGACACGGTCTTCGTCGGCTCCTGCACCAACGGCCGGATCGAGGACCTCCGTCTCGCCGCGTCGGTGATCGAGGGCCGCAAGGTCGCGCCCACCACCCGGCTGCTGGTCGTCCCGGGCTCGGCCCGCGTGCGGCTGCAGGCCGAGGAGGAGGGCCTCGACGTGGTCTTCAAGGAGGCCGGGGCCGAGTGGCGGGGCGCGGGGTGCTCGATGTGCCTGGGCATGAACCCCGACCAGCTCGCGCCGGAGGAGCGCAGCGCCTCCACCTCCAACCGCAACTTCGAGGGCAGGCAGGGCAAGGGTGGGCGCACCCACCTGGTGTCGGTGCCCGTCGCCGCGGCCACCGCCGTCCGCGGCAGGCTCTCCTCACCCGCCGACCTCGACCCCGTCGCGCCCGAGGAGGGCTGA
- a CDS encoding IclR family transcriptional regulator — MDSSSGVGVLDKAALVLTALESGPATLAGLVAGTGLARPTAHRLAVALEHHRLVARDMQGRFVLGPRLAELSAAAGEDRLLATAGPVLARLRDITGESAQLWRRQGDHRVCVSAAERPSGLRDTIPIGTQLTMNAGSAAQVLLAWEDPDRMQRGLQNAAFSAAALSGIRRRGWAQSVGEREQGVASVSAPVRSPGGKIIAAVSVSGPLERLSRQPGRMHAPAVLAAAERLSESLRRAAAAAE, encoded by the coding sequence ATGGACAGCAGCAGCGGAGTGGGCGTCCTCGACAAGGCCGCCCTCGTCCTCACGGCCCTCGAGTCCGGACCGGCCACGCTGGCCGGCCTGGTCGCCGGCACCGGCCTGGCCCGCCCCACCGCCCACCGCCTCGCGGTGGCGCTGGAGCACCACCGCCTCGTCGCCCGCGACATGCAGGGTCGGTTCGTGCTCGGACCGCGCCTGGCCGAGCTCTCCGCTGCTGCCGGCGAGGACCGCCTGCTCGCCACGGCGGGCCCGGTGCTGGCCCGGCTGCGCGACATCACCGGCGAGTCCGCACAGCTGTGGCGCCGCCAGGGCGACCACCGAGTCTGCGTCTCCGCCGCCGAGCGGCCCTCCGGCCTGCGCGACACCATCCCGATCGGCACCCAGCTCACGATGAACGCCGGCTCGGCTGCCCAGGTCCTGCTCGCCTGGGAGGACCCCGACCGGATGCAGCGTGGCCTGCAGAACGCCGCCTTCTCCGCCGCCGCCCTGTCGGGCATCCGCCGCCGCGGGTGGGCACAGTCGGTCGGCGAGCGAGAGCAGGGCGTGGCCTCGGTCTCGGCCCCGGTGCGCTCCCCCGGCGGCAAGATCATCGCCGCCGTCTCGGTCTCCGGCCCGCTCGAGCGCCTCTCCCGCCAGCCCGGACGGATGCACGCTCCCGCCGTGCTCGCCGCCGCGGAGCGGCTCTCCGAGTCGCTGCGCCGGGCTGCTGCTGCGGCCGAGTAG
- a CDS encoding NAD(P)H-dependent glycerol-3-phosphate dehydrogenase: MGRIAVFGAGSWGTAFSMVLADAGNQVTMWGRREEVCAAIADRHENPDYLPGITLPPSITATHDPAVAVDGAEAVVFAVPSQSFRDNLAEWAPVLPEVPLVSLMKGVELGSLRRMSEVIDEVTGAGPERIAVISGPNLSHEIAHREPAASVVACADEDVAKRLQDLCHSTAFRPYTSVDVLGCELGGAYKNVVALAVGMAVGLGFGDNTTASVITRGLAETARLATALGANPLTLMGLAGLGDLVATCSSPLSRNRTFGEKLGKGETTEEIYASTRQVAEGAKSCSSLLALARATDVDAPIAEHVEAVVAGKLTAGEMMQAFIARDTKAETD, translated from the coding sequence ATGGGGAGGATCGCCGTCTTCGGCGCGGGTTCCTGGGGTACGGCGTTCTCGATGGTGCTGGCCGACGCCGGCAACCAGGTGACGATGTGGGGTCGTCGCGAGGAGGTCTGTGCCGCCATCGCGGACCGGCACGAGAACCCCGACTACCTCCCCGGGATCACGCTGCCGCCGTCGATCACGGCCACCCACGACCCGGCCGTCGCCGTCGACGGTGCGGAGGCGGTCGTCTTCGCGGTGCCGTCGCAGTCCTTCCGCGACAACCTCGCCGAGTGGGCGCCGGTGCTTCCCGAGGTGCCGCTCGTGTCCCTGATGAAGGGTGTCGAGCTCGGCAGCCTGCGGCGGATGAGCGAGGTGATCGACGAGGTCACCGGCGCCGGCCCCGAGCGCATCGCCGTGATCAGCGGTCCCAACCTGTCCCACGAGATCGCCCACCGCGAGCCCGCGGCCTCGGTCGTCGCCTGCGCCGACGAGGACGTCGCCAAGCGGCTGCAGGACCTGTGCCACTCCACGGCGTTCCGTCCCTACACCTCCGTCGACGTGCTCGGCTGCGAGCTGGGTGGCGCCTACAAGAACGTCGTCGCGCTGGCGGTCGGCATGGCGGTCGGCCTCGGCTTCGGTGACAACACGACCGCGTCGGTGATCACCCGCGGCCTCGCCGAGACCGCCCGGCTCGCGACCGCCCTCGGCGCCAACCCGCTGACGCTGATGGGGCTCGCCGGGCTGGGCGACCTGGTCGCCACCTGCTCCTCGCCGCTCTCGCGCAACCGCACCTTCGGCGAGAAGCTCGGCAAGGGGGAGACCACCGAGGAGATCTACGCCTCGACCCGGCAGGTGGCCGAGGGTGCGAAGTCGTGCTCATCCCTGCTGGCGCTGGCCCGCGCCACCGACGTCGACGCCCCGATCGCCGAGCACGTGGAGGCCGTCGTGGCGGGCAAGCTGACCGCCGGCGAGATGATGCAGGCGTTCATCGCCAGGGACACCAAGGCCGAGACCGACTGA
- a CDS encoding HIT family protein, giving the protein MTSDLVPGCYPCDQAAAADLPPREDVVRSDHWRVAHAFNSTLPGWLVVLPTRHLRSFAELAPEAADELGGLVRRLGLALETVTGCVKTYLMQFSEADGFSHLHLHLVPRMPDQPEDLRGPRVFGHLSEPEERWLPEAERDRVALAVRAAYALT; this is encoded by the coding sequence ATGACCAGCGACCTCGTCCCCGGCTGCTACCCCTGCGACCAGGCCGCGGCCGCCGACCTGCCCCCGCGCGAGGACGTCGTGCGCAGCGACCACTGGCGCGTGGCGCACGCGTTCAACAGCACGCTGCCCGGATGGTTGGTCGTGCTGCCCACCAGGCACCTCAGGTCGTTCGCCGAGCTCGCACCCGAGGCCGCCGACGAGCTCGGGGGACTCGTACGACGGCTCGGGCTCGCACTGGAGACGGTGACCGGATGCGTCAAGACCTACCTCATGCAGTTCAGCGAGGCCGACGGCTTCTCCCACCTCCACCTCCACCTGGTGCCGAGGATGCCCGACCAGCCCGAGGACCTGCGCGGACCGCGGGTCTTCGGGCACCTCTCCGAGCCCGAGGAGCGCTGGCTGCCCGAGGCTGAGCGTGACCGGGTCGCGCTCGCGGTCCGCGCCGCGTACGCCTTGACGTAG